A region of Parabacteroides pacaensis DNA encodes the following proteins:
- a CDS encoding HlyD family secretion protein, translating to MSGFIKYPDIVPAIAEITTINPPQHIISRINGRIKKIWFDEGAIVKEGEPLVMLETPVKWEDVQLLKQYVAIIDSCRDHKENVIKMEIFKTELHLGELQSYYNVVLESYNEFEKYLTFNYGKKEIETKKMLLRSKSEYLKKQIERKKLYEKLYNLAEVDYARDSLLFQSKTIAPLEFETSTQKLLELKASLVDMDLNIMANKTEVSQLASEIELLTINEEKQRGEIELKLQQCIAQLVAQIDLWEQNYLLISSIPGKITYNSYWSENQNVKAGDIVVSVVPLDSMQIKVRVRFPIQNSGKIHIHQKVNIKVENYPSTEFGFLRGKLTSISTVPSDTFYTAEVRLDKGLITSYNKRLLMEKYLVGSAEILTDDYSLLVRIINPLKAFLKEKVYRERNKDINN from the coding sequence ATGTCAGGCTTTATAAAATATCCGGATATAGTACCTGCAATTGCTGAAATTACGACAATTAATCCACCTCAACATATTATTTCCCGTATAAACGGACGTATAAAGAAAATTTGGTTTGATGAAGGAGCCATAGTGAAAGAAGGAGAACCTTTAGTGATGCTTGAAACCCCTGTTAAATGGGAAGATGTACAACTACTAAAACAATATGTAGCCATTATAGACTCTTGTAGAGACCATAAAGAAAATGTTATTAAAATGGAGATTTTCAAAACTGAACTTCACTTGGGAGAGTTACAATCTTACTATAATGTGGTTTTGGAAAGTTACAACGAATTTGAAAAATACCTTACGTTCAATTATGGAAAGAAAGAGATTGAAACGAAAAAAATGTTGTTAAGATCCAAATCGGAGTATTTGAAAAAACAAATAGAAAGGAAAAAATTATATGAGAAATTATATAATCTTGCAGAAGTTGATTATGCACGGGATTCTCTTTTATTTCAATCGAAAACCATCGCTCCGCTAGAATTTGAAACAAGTACACAAAAGCTGTTGGAATTAAAAGCTTCGCTAGTGGATATGGATTTAAATATAATGGCTAATAAAACGGAAGTCAGTCAACTAGCTTCTGAAATAGAGTTGTTAACAATTAATGAAGAAAAACAACGGGGAGAAATTGAATTAAAGTTACAACAATGTATCGCTCAATTAGTAGCACAAATCGATTTATGGGAACAAAATTATTTACTGATTTCCTCTATTCCAGGAAAAATAACTTATAACTCTTACTGGTCGGAGAATCAGAATGTAAAAGCAGGAGATATTGTGGTTTCTGTTGTACCGTTAGATTCTATGCAGATAAAAGTACGAGTACGATTTCCTATCCAAAATTCCGGGAAGATACATATTCATCAAAAAGTAAATATCAAGGTAGAGAATTACCCTTCTACCGAATTTGGTTTTCTACGAGGCAAATTAACTTCTATTTCCACTGTACCGAGTGATACTTTCTACACAGCAGAAGTAAGATTAGACAAAGGTTTAATCACTTCTTACAATAAAAGGTTATTAATGGAAAAATATTTGGTAGGGTCGGCTGAAATTTTGACGGATGATTATAGTTTGTTAGTTAGGATCATTAATCCTTTAAAGGCTTTCCTCAAAGAAAAAGTATACAGGGAAAGAAATAAAGACATAAATAATTAG
- a CDS encoding peptidase domain-containing ABC transporter, translating into MTKKPFKFPSYIQHDQMDCGPACLKIIAKYYGKTLSMKYLRDLCYITREGVSLLDIGKAAECIGLTTLALKVTFEDLKNKMPFPLIAHWKQSHFIVVYKISKKKVFVSDPALGLISYSYKDFQQGWELSNGIGGIMLVEPSNEFHELEEKESSYSFRHFMKYLKPYHKYLFQVFIGMVAGILISILSPFISQSIVDFGIGTGNIAFVNMMLIAGVVLAISSLFASLIQNRIMLYVSERINMRMVSDFLRKIMYLPVAFFERKMLTDILTRIADHNRIQSFIMNTFLGIFINILLFVIYSIIMLYYEKNMFFVFICTSLVYFGWILLFLKERKHIDNLSFEARAINQNDLLELLENVNEIKTNNISTQRRWKWELSRFKIYGLNIRNLNLSQIQTTGATFITQIQNVILTYIAAKNVIDGVMTLGMMMAAQHILGQLSGPISSLIGYVESMQFAKLSLMRVNEIIIEEKPEVSNQNSNLPSAKNIELKNLSFSYNPNQTTVLNDINLIIPEGKITAIVGESGSGKTTLLKLLLRFYEPTSGEISVGGRALQDINMYKWRNCIGSVLQDGKLFNDTILYNITLTDEEIDIDYNRLQQAVKLANVESFLENKPLKLYTPLGSGGSGLSQGQKQRILIARALYKNPDFIFLDEATNSLDANNEKEIVQNLNLILQGKTAIIIAHRLSTVKNADNIIVLNNGMIAEQGTHEELLKLKGIYYSLIINQLDL; encoded by the coding sequence ATGACCAAAAAGCCTTTTAAATTTCCCTCTTATATTCAGCATGACCAAATGGATTGTGGCCCGGCTTGCTTGAAAATAATTGCTAAGTATTATGGCAAGACACTATCCATGAAATATTTAAGAGACTTATGTTATATTACCAGAGAAGGAGTTTCGCTGTTAGATATAGGTAAAGCTGCTGAATGTATCGGTTTAACCACTTTAGCTCTAAAAGTCACATTCGAAGACCTTAAAAATAAAATGCCGTTTCCTTTGATTGCTCATTGGAAGCAATCCCATTTTATTGTGGTTTATAAAATCTCAAAAAAAAAGGTGTTTGTGTCTGATCCGGCTTTAGGTCTCATAAGCTATTCTTATAAAGACTTCCAACAAGGGTGGGAACTTTCAAACGGGATAGGAGGAATTATGTTAGTGGAGCCCTCTAACGAATTTCATGAGCTGGAAGAGAAAGAAAGTTCCTATTCTTTCAGGCACTTCATGAAATATCTGAAACCTTATCATAAATATCTCTTTCAGGTATTTATAGGAATGGTAGCAGGCATTCTAATAAGTATTCTTTCACCCTTTATTTCTCAATCGATTGTAGATTTCGGTATCGGAACGGGAAATATAGCTTTTGTAAATATGATGTTAATAGCAGGCGTAGTATTGGCTATCAGTTCTCTCTTTGCATCACTTATTCAAAACCGGATTATGCTATATGTTTCCGAACGTATCAATATGAGAATGGTAAGCGATTTTCTCCGTAAAATAATGTATTTACCTGTAGCTTTTTTCGAAAGAAAAATGTTAACCGATATATTAACCCGTATTGCCGACCATAACCGGATTCAATCTTTTATTATGAATACGTTTCTGGGCATATTTATTAACATTCTTCTATTTGTTATCTATAGTATCATTATGCTCTATTATGAGAAAAATATGTTCTTTGTTTTTATTTGTACTAGTTTGGTTTACTTCGGTTGGATCTTACTTTTTCTAAAAGAACGGAAACACATTGATAACTTATCTTTCGAAGCACGCGCCATAAACCAGAATGATTTATTGGAACTTTTGGAAAATGTAAATGAAATCAAAACAAATAATATTTCTACTCAACGGCGTTGGAAATGGGAATTAAGCCGTTTTAAAATTTACGGGCTAAACATACGTAACCTTAATTTATCCCAAATACAAACGACCGGTGCCACTTTTATTACGCAGATACAAAATGTTATATTAACTTATATCGCTGCTAAAAATGTAATAGACGGTGTAATGACGTTAGGTATGATGATGGCTGCCCAACATATATTGGGACAATTATCCGGCCCCATCAGCAGCTTAATAGGATATGTTGAATCCATGCAATTCGCAAAATTAAGTTTGATGCGTGTCAATGAGATTATTATAGAAGAAAAACCGGAAGTTTCTAATCAAAATAGTAATTTACCTTCAGCAAAAAATATTGAGCTTAAAAATCTCTCTTTTTCTTATAATCCGAATCAAACAACTGTTCTAAACGATATCAATTTAATAATCCCGGAAGGAAAAATAACAGCTATCGTAGGTGAGAGCGGTAGTGGAAAGACAACTCTTTTAAAATTATTATTACGTTTTTATGAACCTACTTCCGGAGAAATATCAGTGGGAGGCAGAGCTTTACAAGATATAAATATGTACAAATGGAGAAATTGTATCGGTAGCGTGTTACAAGACGGTAAATTATTTAACGACACCATACTATATAATATCACATTGACAGATGAAGAAATAGATATAGACTATAACCGCTTACAGCAAGCCGTTAAATTGGCTAATGTGGAATCCTTCCTGGAAAATAAACCTTTAAAACTTTATACACCGTTAGGTAGCGGAGGCAGTGGATTAAGTCAAGGACAAAAACAAAGAATATTAATTGCCCGGGCTTTATATAAAAATCCGGACTTCATATTCTTAGATGAAGCTACCAATTCACTAGATGCGAATAATGAAAAAGAAATAGTACAGAATTTAAATCTTATATTACAAGGCAAAACAGCGATTATTATTGCTCATAGATTAAGTACTGTAAAAAATGCAGATAATATCATTGTGCTAAATAATGGAATGATTGCCGAGCAAGGGACTCATGAGGAATTACTCAAGTTAAAAGGGATATATTATAGTTTAATTATTAACCAACTTGATTTATAA
- a CDS encoding galactosyltransferase-related protein, producing MKHDLMDMTFLIPVRTDSMYRLENLLLTVNFLSRNFKTNIKILEADRYCNNLIKELLPQVEYTFIEDRDLVFHRTKYQNLLVQNVTTPYIAIWEAEIIIPPSQVLDAISQLRNDSADVSFPYDGKALDTTFLLREYYAKTPSIDLLNRNKNKMTVLYDREDLVGGALFIKRDMYIQSGMDDERYYGWGNEDFERVLRWKILKYRIYRATGCLYHLSHSRGDNSRYISRYSKDKSLGMMCSLNFSSKQEIENSLLVSKKL from the coding sequence ATGAAGCACGATTTAATGGATATGACTTTTCTTATCCCAGTAAGAACAGATTCTATGTATCGACTGGAAAATTTATTACTTACTGTCAATTTCCTTTCCCGGAATTTCAAGACAAATATTAAAATCCTTGAAGCGGACAGATATTGCAATAACCTAATAAAAGAACTTCTTCCTCAGGTTGAATATACCTTTATAGAAGATAGAGATCTTGTTTTCCACCGGACTAAATACCAGAACTTACTGGTACAAAACGTAACTACCCCTTATATAGCCATCTGGGAAGCCGAAATAATTATTCCTCCTTCTCAAGTATTAGATGCCATTTCACAACTGAGAAACGACTCTGCAGATGTGAGTTTTCCCTATGATGGTAAAGCATTAGACACAACATTCTTACTACGCGAGTATTACGCAAAAACTCCTTCTATTGATTTGCTGAACAGAAATAAAAATAAAATGACCGTATTATATGACAGAGAAGATTTAGTGGGGGGAGCCCTTTTTATTAAAAGAGATATGTACATACAATCCGGTATGGATGATGAAAGATATTACGGGTGGGGAAATGAGGATTTTGAAAGAGTGTTGCGATGGAAAATATTGAAATACCGTATCTACCGGGCCACAGGATGTTTATACCATTTATCCCACAGCCGGGGAGACAATAGTCGATACATTTCGAGATATAGTAAAGATAAGAGTTTGGGAATGATGTGTTCACTTAACTTCTCATCGAAACAAGAAATAGAGAATTCTTTATTAGTTTCCAAGAAATTATGA
- a CDS encoding galactosyltransferase-related protein, with product MKNDLSDVTFLIPIRIDSLYRLENIRIVVKFLQTNFDCRILIVEADRYNKGFIQKCLKNIDYLFIEDKDPIFYRTNYLNRMASLAQTPYLAIWDTDVFMPCSQIMDSLNKLRSGDFQFAYPYDGQFVEIPFILREQFLKDENYDFLLHQQSKCSSIQNSVGGAFFVEKSSYIQAGMENTNFYGWGMEDIERFSRWTNLGYAIYRSPGALFHLAHPRNDNSVYISDYYKRKAWKELLFTQTNSKEELEAKVKNNYFTLNENTLL from the coding sequence ATGAAAAATGATTTAAGTGATGTTACCTTCTTAATACCTATTCGTATAGATTCTCTCTATCGATTAGAGAATATCCGTATAGTAGTAAAATTCTTACAAACTAATTTTGATTGTAGAATTTTAATAGTAGAAGCAGATCGATATAATAAAGGATTTATCCAAAAATGTCTCAAAAACATAGATTATCTTTTTATAGAAGACAAAGATCCTATTTTTTACCGGACGAACTATTTAAATAGAATGGCTTCCCTGGCACAGACCCCCTACCTAGCAATATGGGACACGGATGTTTTTATGCCTTGCTCACAAATCATGGATTCTCTTAATAAATTACGAAGCGGGGATTTTCAATTTGCCTATCCTTATGATGGCCAATTTGTGGAAATACCCTTTATATTAAGAGAACAATTCCTGAAAGATGAAAATTATGATTTTCTGCTTCATCAACAAAGTAAATGTTCATCAATCCAGAACTCCGTAGGAGGAGCATTTTTTGTAGAAAAATCCTCTTATATCCAAGCTGGTATGGAAAATACGAACTTTTATGGTTGGGGAATGGAAGATATCGAACGTTTTAGTAGATGGACAAACTTAGGATACGCCATTTATAGGTCACCTGGCGCCTTATTCCATTTAGCTCATCCTCGAAACGACAATAGTGTATATATATCCGATTATTATAAAAGGAAAGCGTGGAAAGAACTTTTATTTACCCAAACAAATTCAAAAGAAGAACTCGAAGCGAAAGTGAAAAATAATTATTTTACCTTGAATGAAAATACATTATTATGA
- a CDS encoding lanthionine synthetase LanC family protein, with protein MQTHDFYTKLTKNIELNITDFKHNGLFTGKMGYTIYLFYLSRYLNDPTYEQKGEDLIEEICKSIDVSTIINFHDGLAGIAWGVEHLTKQKFVNADTDVVLKEIDDKIFREIASRSTEELRTLSDALYGIAFYLIERIKHRKNEDNEYTRFTKDLLILIFNALEERNIKDGYSTLKEEPWIFSLAEYRLPIYLYLITELYKLDFYNYKLDRIIEGVIPIVQGCFPRLISNRIYLLSTLTHLLKQKRILQWKEIKQLLENNIDVAQMLREEFYDKSINFNNGLSGILFLLTLLPPSIHVEDMKSEIEKKILNSSYFHVDTPDTNANKDISLFTGRTGIALSLLINDMFHHSTTPNNEK; from the coding sequence ATGCAAACCCATGATTTTTATACAAAACTAACGAAAAACATAGAACTTAATATTACTGATTTTAAGCATAATGGTCTTTTTACCGGAAAAATGGGATATACCATTTATCTTTTTTATTTATCCAGGTATTTAAATGACCCAACTTATGAACAAAAAGGTGAAGATTTAATAGAAGAAATTTGTAAATCTATTGATGTTTCTACTATTATAAATTTCCATGACGGGTTAGCCGGCATTGCTTGGGGTGTAGAGCACTTAACCAAACAAAAGTTTGTAAATGCAGATACGGATGTTGTTTTGAAAGAAATTGATGACAAAATTTTTAGAGAAATTGCATCCAGAAGCACAGAAGAATTAAGAACCCTGTCAGATGCTTTATACGGAATAGCATTTTATTTAATTGAAAGAATTAAACACCGAAAAAATGAAGATAATGAATATACCCGGTTTACCAAAGATTTGTTGATCTTAATCTTTAACGCTTTGGAAGAACGAAACATCAAAGACGGATATTCTACTTTAAAAGAAGAGCCGTGGATATTCAGTTTGGCAGAATACCGATTACCAATCTATCTTTATTTAATTACAGAATTATATAAATTAGACTTTTACAATTATAAATTAGATAGAATTATCGAAGGAGTTATTCCTATTGTACAAGGATGTTTTCCCCGTCTGATCAGTAATAGGATTTATTTATTATCAACTCTTACCCACTTATTAAAACAAAAGAGAATTCTTCAGTGGAAAGAGATAAAGCAATTACTGGAGAATAATATAGATGTAGCTCAAATGCTTCGTGAAGAATTCTATGATAAAAGCATCAATTTCAACAATGGTTTATCGGGAATTTTATTCCTTCTTACTCTATTACCTCCGTCAATCCATGTAGAAGATATGAAGAGTGAAATTGAGAAAAAGATATTAAACTCTTCTTACTTTCATGTCGATACTCCGGATACAAATGCAAATAAAGATATAAGCTTGTTTACGGGAAGGACCGGAATTGCTTTAAGCTTATTAATTAATGATATGTTTCACCACTCGACTACTCCAAATAATGAAAAATGA
- a CDS encoding PDZ domain-containing protein produces the protein MMKRFKIYLLLANSLLLFILIICFSIIIKRQDAAYVSMPSVIDELSLIDRNYLVKLKMGNDSIVAFFDTGMDRTEFLLSEVHAKVGKSSYKLNVYNKRVPIKRLYFESDTMYLGNTKFVKKGSYNGIDPLHSSNRNILGSDLFSHFVWKLDHLHQKIYFSQDSAAFSGNHAFSISFTTAKGGCPWIKGTINGKKYPFLLDTGYPGFIHIKDTSVKNTINWNSGTFIDYLQNNYFFQKEKEYKKQYQIADVAFDKLFLKDEIIEYNQFRYNLIGQDFFKRFEYVIIDYLHHVIHFGPMRYKSFFYLRKLRENINSIGIEINSFNFPQILGVSEKMEKAGICPGDTIVKIDGLPVSENPDLIAFSTLENPAVPPTSLAYLQYIKDEAVITIKKNGKEQDFRLQREHYVNEPDTVVAYEGGFLQIYPIYKSIAPVAVDTSKQVKKESYVYKGPMYMRYINNKK, from the coding sequence ATGATGAAACGCTTTAAAATTTATCTCCTTTTAGCTAATAGCCTATTGCTATTCATCTTGATAATCTGTTTTTCCATAATTATCAAACGCCAAGATGCGGCGTATGTTTCTATGCCTTCTGTAATAGATGAATTATCTTTAATAGATAGAAACTACTTAGTAAAACTAAAAATGGGTAACGACTCGATAGTAGCTTTTTTTGATACAGGGATGGATCGTACAGAATTCCTACTATCAGAAGTACATGCTAAAGTAGGGAAAAGCAGTTATAAACTTAATGTATACAATAAACGGGTTCCTATAAAACGTTTATACTTTGAATCAGATACCATGTATTTAGGAAATACGAAATTTGTAAAAAAAGGAAGCTATAATGGGATAGATCCACTTCATTCGTCTAATCGAAATATACTAGGCTCTGATTTATTTAGTCATTTTGTATGGAAATTAGACCATTTACATCAAAAAATTTACTTTAGTCAAGATAGCGCCGCGTTTTCAGGTAATCATGCATTTTCTATATCTTTTACTACAGCTAAGGGAGGTTGTCCCTGGATCAAAGGAACAATTAATGGGAAAAAGTATCCTTTTTTATTAGATACGGGATACCCAGGATTTATTCATATTAAAGACACATCTGTTAAAAATACAATAAATTGGAATAGTGGTACATTTATAGATTATTTACAAAATAACTATTTTTTCCAGAAAGAGAAAGAATATAAAAAACAATACCAAATAGCAGATGTTGCTTTTGATAAACTATTTTTAAAGGATGAAATAATTGAATATAACCAATTTCGTTATAATTTAATAGGACAGGATTTTTTTAAAAGGTTTGAGTATGTTATAATAGACTATCTGCATCATGTCATCCATTTTGGACCTATGCGTTACAAGTCGTTTTTCTACCTAAGAAAATTAAGGGAAAATATCAATAGCATAGGGATAGAAATAAATTCTTTTAATTTCCCTCAAATACTAGGCGTATCCGAAAAAATGGAGAAAGCAGGAATATGCCCTGGTGATACCATCGTAAAAATAGATGGACTGCCTGTAAGTGAGAACCCTGATTTAATAGCATTCTCTACATTAGAAAATCCAGCCGTACCTCCTACTAGCTTAGCCTATCTTCAATACATAAAAGACGAAGCTGTAATCACTATAAAGAAAAACGGGAAAGAGCAAGACTTCCGGCTTCAACGGGAACACTACGTGAATGAACCGGATACAGTAGTTGCTTATGAAGGAGGATTTTTACAAATATATCCTATTTATAAAAGCATAGCACCTGTTGCCGTAGATACCTCTAAACAAGTGAAAAAGGAATCGTACGTTTATAAAGGCCCTATGTATATGCGATACATTAACAATAAAAAATAA
- a CDS encoding MFS transporter has protein sequence MDLKHQLGYPKEHIRWAVLSFFLAQGLCFSSWASRIPDIKEHFEVDYAFYWGLVLFMIPVGKFVAIPLAGYLVSKLGSRIMVQVSIMGYALSLFAIGAAEHIYALGVFLFSFGVFWNLCDISLNTQGIGIERLYGRTIMASFHGGWSLAACLGALIGFIMIVSDVSPFYHFSFIAIIILLTTFISRKYLQEDVIIETPQQEKTFQKETQSFNWRKPERLLLQLGLMGLFALIVESAMFDWSGIYFESVLQVPKALQIGFLVFMVMMTVGRFLTNYAYRLLGKKKVIQVAGSFIFAGFFISAWLGEIFDTMALKVIVNSLGFMLVGLGISCMVPTIYSIVGMKAKTPVGIALTILSSISFVGSLIAPLLIGAITQAFNIKYAYMLVGLLGLGIVLMATFNSAFKMKE, from the coding sequence ATGGATTTAAAACACCAGCTAGGTTATCCGAAAGAACATATACGTTGGGCTGTTCTTTCTTTTTTTCTTGCACAAGGATTGTGCTTTTCCAGTTGGGCAAGCCGTATACCGGATATCAAAGAGCATTTTGAAGTGGATTATGCTTTTTACTGGGGATTAGTATTATTTATGATACCGGTAGGAAAGTTCGTGGCTATTCCGCTGGCGGGTTACTTGGTATCAAAGCTGGGCAGCCGGATTATGGTACAGGTGAGTATTATGGGATATGCCTTATCCCTGTTTGCTATCGGGGCAGCAGAACATATTTATGCATTAGGTGTATTTTTATTTTCTTTCGGAGTATTCTGGAATCTGTGTGATATATCGCTTAATACGCAAGGGATCGGAATTGAACGTTTATATGGCAGAACGATTATGGCTTCGTTTCATGGTGGGTGGAGCTTGGCTGCTTGTTTGGGTGCGTTGATCGGTTTTATTATGATTGTTTCGGATGTATCGCCTTTTTATCATTTTTCTTTTATTGCGATCATTATATTGCTTACTACTTTTATTAGCAGGAAATATTTGCAGGAGGATGTAATAATAGAGACTCCACAGCAAGAAAAAACGTTTCAAAAGGAAACGCAGTCTTTCAATTGGCGAAAACCCGAAAGGCTTTTGCTGCAACTAGGTTTAATGGGGCTATTTGCTTTGATTGTGGAAAGTGCCATGTTTGATTGGAGCGGAATTTATTTTGAATCGGTCTTACAAGTACCTAAGGCTTTACAAATCGGTTTTCTTGTTTTTATGGTAATGATGACGGTGGGGCGTTTCCTGACGAATTATGCTTATCGTCTATTGGGGAAGAAAAAAGTAATCCAAGTAGCGGGGAGTTTTATATTTGCAGGCTTTTTTATTTCTGCTTGGTTAGGTGAAATCTTTGATACGATGGCTTTAAAAGTGATTGTTAATTCTTTGGGATTTATGTTGGTCGGGCTAGGTATTTCTTGCATGGTTCCTACAATTTATAGTATTGTAGGCATGAAAGCCAAAACACCGGTGGGGATTGCTCTTACTATTCTTTCCAGTATCAGTTTTGTAGGTTCTTTGATTGCTCCTTTATTAATCGGTGCAATTACACAAGCTTTTAATATAAAGTATGCTTATATGTTGGTTGGATTACTAGGTTTAGGAATCGTGCTGATGGCTACGTTTAATAGTGCGTTTAAAATGAAGGAATAA
- a CDS encoding DUF4925 domain-containing protein produces the protein MKKNWFLLFVLLCSVSIFTGCSDDEDKSWKNIPDTEISGDDADLTVNGTASAGSVKLTVQNAELATLDLKNVIDGYPDVSMDVTLTKQTDTTFIFVGSKDLTTAPTKATENLPTLLKVDVKGSVTVSGKIKIDITTSGVALSVGTYSGNNLKLTYSDRELPSKTITLSVAEGSAGAFLSLPNIIPGEPEAIISDVQLNENNEFNGQGQTAGGCTVKYAGSVKDEVMTLSLNVTLSNDLLGNLNGTWNMPDTVVYTDEGRVAYAPILFNWKASAPVMEDGKLSSDQITDLLRLIASPILANVLHTVTFHSDGNITAEYFPNLKFDDKLIGDMLNGMIDIPEDRKWEVSPVNLAFWYTKNDTLFVIPNLEMILNQISLNNGTDLSQLATIIKNILPTVQNLSEEELQEMIKSMLEKYGLPIDINQIKIKNILNWLITGVPVKYKIGNGLQAYVDKEMVAPFMSLLLPILPSLQEKLDSTMIELSPGNSQSIGDLLRLMGPFMLGIGEVTQIEDMWKDTSVFELGLELEK, from the coding sequence ATGAAGAAAAATTGGTTTTTACTATTTGTACTATTATGTTCTGTCTCGATCTTCACCGGATGTAGTGATGATGAAGATAAAAGCTGGAAAAATATTCCGGATACAGAGATCAGCGGAGATGATGCTGATTTGACAGTGAATGGAACTGCTTCCGCAGGAAGTGTTAAGTTGACTGTACAAAATGCTGAATTAGCTACCTTAGATCTAAAAAATGTAATTGATGGTTATCCTGATGTTTCTATGGATGTAACCCTCACAAAACAAACAGATACCACCTTTATTTTCGTAGGAAGTAAAGACCTCACTACAGCTCCGACGAAAGCCACAGAAAACCTTCCTACTTTATTAAAAGTCGATGTGAAAGGAAGCGTTACGGTCAGTGGTAAAATAAAGATTGATATTACTACTTCGGGAGTAGCACTTTCTGTGGGTACTTATAGTGGAAATAATCTGAAGTTAACATATAGTGATCGTGAATTACCTAGTAAAACTATTACTTTAAGTGTTGCAGAAGGTAGTGCCGGTGCGTTTTTATCTCTTCCTAACATTATCCCTGGCGAGCCAGAAGCTATAATTTCAGATGTACAGTTGAATGAAAATAATGAGTTTAATGGTCAAGGGCAAACTGCCGGTGGTTGTACTGTAAAATATGCAGGCTCTGTAAAAGATGAAGTAATGACGTTAAGCTTGAATGTAACATTATCTAATGATCTTTTAGGAAACTTAAATGGTACGTGGAATATGCCTGACACTGTCGTTTATACTGACGAAGGAAGAGTAGCGTATGCACCTATTTTATTTAATTGGAAAGCTTCAGCACCTGTAATGGAAGATGGAAAGTTGTCAAGTGATCAAATTACTGATTTGCTGAGACTGATTGCATCTCCTATTTTAGCGAATGTATTACATACTGTTACATTTCATTCTGATGGAAATATCACTGCGGAATATTTTCCAAATTTGAAATTTGATGATAAGCTGATTGGTGATATGTTGAACGGAATGATTGATATCCCTGAGGATAGAAAGTGGGAAGTTTCTCCTGTAAATCTAGCTTTTTGGTATACAAAGAATGATACGTTGTTTGTCATTCCTAATCTAGAGATGATTTTGAATCAAATTTCTTTAAATAATGGAACTGATTTAAGTCAGTTAGCAACAATCATAAAGAATATTTTACCTACTGTTCAAAACTTAAGTGAAGAAGAACTTCAAGAAATGATTAAAAGTATGCTTGAAAAGTATGGACTTCCCATAGATATAAACCAGATTAAAATTAAAAATATTCTTAATTGGTTGATAACGGGAGTCCCTGTAAAGTATAAAATAGGAAATGGTTTACAAGCGTACGTTGATAAAGAAATGGTTGCTCCTTTTATGTCCCTTTTGTTGCCCATTTTACCTTCATTACAAGAGAAGCTAGATTCAACTATGATTGAATTATCCCCTGGTAACTCGCAATCTATTGGAGACCTTTTAAGATTAATGGGTCCATTTATGTTAGGAATTGGAGAAGTAACTCAAATTGAAGACATGTGGAAAGATACAAGTGTCTTTGAATTAGGACTGGAATTGGAGAAATAA
- a CDS encoding calycin-like domain-containing protein, producing MKRITLVCLAFIFVSIGTVIKAENYKGILTVKVDGKAIVSEERTVVATKCNNATVDLQINTFDIMFPGNIKVNIKARIVCSCFNNELKLPAVLTLPTTVNVLLGKLDITSLSGKLEENECSLTMNMNASKQSQLIEVTFTGKK from the coding sequence ATGAAAAGAATAACATTGGTATGTTTGGCTTTTATTTTTGTAAGTATAGGGACTGTTATTAAAGCTGAGAATTATAAAGGAATATTGACTGTAAAGGTTGATGGAAAAGCTATTGTAAGTGAGGAAAGGACTGTGGTTGCTACTAAATGTAATAATGCTACAGTTGACTTACAAATTAATACATTTGATATAATGTTTCCTGGAAATATAAAAGTGAATATAAAAGCAAGAATCGTTTGTTCGTGCTTTAATAATGAGTTGAAGTTACCTGCAGTTTTAACTTTGCCAACTACTGTAAATGTTTTATTAGGAAAATTGGATATAACTTCTTTGAGTGGAAAACTAGAAGAAAATGAATGTTCATTAACAATGAATATGAATGCTTCTAAACAGAGCCAACTTATAGAGGTTACATTCACAGGTAAAAAGTAA